A single window of Acinetobacter wuhouensis DNA harbors:
- the lptB gene encoding LPS export ABC transporter ATP-binding protein, whose amino-acid sequence MQAENQVQTLCIKHLAKVYSKRWVVKDVSFTMQSGQIVGLLGPNGAGKTTSFYMVVGLVRMDKGEIHLDDEDISDLAMHQRARKGIGYLPQEASIFRKLTIAENIMAILETRKDLDKQQRQQRLKELLEDFKISHIKDSLGMSVSGGERRRAEIARALAADPKFMLLDEPFAGVDPISVGDIKDIIRQLKGRGIGVLITDHNVRETLAICEHAYIVSEGAVIAEGTPEDVLANETVREVYLGDDFTV is encoded by the coding sequence ATGCAAGCTGAGAATCAAGTACAGACATTGTGTATCAAACACCTAGCTAAAGTGTATAGTAAGCGCTGGGTAGTGAAAGATGTTTCTTTTACAATGCAAAGTGGACAGATTGTAGGACTACTTGGGCCAAATGGTGCGGGTAAAACCACCAGCTTTTATATGGTGGTCGGTTTGGTTCGCATGGATAAGGGTGAAATTCATTTAGATGATGAAGATATTTCAGACTTAGCGATGCACCAGCGTGCGCGGAAAGGGATTGGTTATTTACCACAAGAAGCCTCAATTTTTAGAAAGTTGACCATTGCTGAAAATATCATGGCAATTCTTGAAACACGTAAAGACCTAGATAAACAACAACGTCAACAACGTCTTAAAGAGCTTTTGGAAGATTTTAAAATCTCGCATATTAAAGACTCTTTAGGCATGAGTGTTTCTGGTGGTGAGCGACGTCGTGCTGAAATTGCACGAGCTTTGGCAGCTGATCCGAAATTTATGCTTTTGGATGAACCTTTTGCAGGGGTTGATCCGATCTCTGTCGGAGATATTAAGGATATTATTCGTCAGCTCAAAGGGCGTGGTATCGGTGTTCTCATTACAGACCATAATGTACGTGAAACTCTTGCAATTTGTGAACACGCATATATTGTTAGTGAAGGTGCTGTCATTGCAGAAGGGACACCTGAAGACGTCTTAGCCAATGAAACAGTACGAGAAGTGTATTTGGGTGATGATTTCACTGTATAA
- the lptC gene encoding LPS export ABC transporter periplasmic protein LptC translates to MDTKVLYVTAVVIAAMGGGYYYFSGNGKKLDVDSSQSMKYSAEGIQLVQTDEKGNLHVRAHVDHLEQDLQRKTSQLSHLNASMFQNNQVDSTFFAKEARGFNDNEKVILTGDVKATKIGDGGTMVFLTDELTGYPKQRLFETNHQVTVNAPDAEFISQGLKADLNQGQYEFAHIRGKYVPN, encoded by the coding sequence ATGGATACTAAGGTTTTATATGTCACAGCAGTTGTCATCGCGGCAATGGGTGGTGGCTATTACTATTTCAGTGGAAACGGCAAAAAGTTGGATGTAGATTCATCTCAAAGTATGAAGTATTCTGCTGAAGGTATCCAATTGGTTCAAACTGATGAAAAAGGTAATTTGCATGTGCGAGCGCATGTTGATCATTTGGAACAAGATTTACAAAGAAAAACTTCGCAACTGAGTCATTTAAATGCATCTATGTTTCAAAACAATCAAGTTGATTCAACTTTTTTTGCAAAAGAAGCAAGAGGCTTTAATGATAATGAAAAGGTTATTTTAACAGGTGATGTTAAAGCGACTAAAATTGGTGATGGCGGAACGATGGTATTTTTAACAGATGAGTTGACGGGTTATCCTAAGCAACGTCTGTTCGAAACAAATCACCAAGTGACTGTTAATGCACCAGATGCAGAGTTTATCAGCCAAGGTTTAAAAGCGGATTTAAATCAAGGTCAATATGAGTTTGCACATATTCGAGGAAAGTATGTACCTAATTAA
- a CDS encoding succinate CoA transferase translates to MINGLERIRCAALHDKVMSVEKAIELIQDGDVVGMSGFGGAGEAKTVPLALADHAQNHPMKITLATGASLGNRIDGRLSDAHALERRYPYQADPTLRKAINNGEVMYIDQHLSELADNIRHKNLPKINVAVIAATAITEDGQIIPTGSCGNSANFVEMADHVIVEIDNTISPVLEGVHDIYVPKARPNRDPIPLTAVGDRIGTIGIQVDPSKISAIVINDLPDTSFKMDEADDETLAIAKHLVHFFENEVAVGRLPENLGPLQSGVGSIANAVFAGFEHSDFHDLEMYSEVLQDCTFQLIDSGKMKFASGSSMTLSDDCAKRVMNNFEQYKDKIVMRPQELSNNPELIRRLGIIAINTALEFDIYGNVNSTHVTGTKMMNGIGGSGDFTRHAHLAIFVTKSIAKGGAISSVVPMVSHCDHAEHDIDVLVTEQGLADLRGLAPRERALKIIEKCAHPSYKADLLSYFNRACALGGQTPHVLREALAWHAQFEETGSMKSA, encoded by the coding sequence ATGATTAACGGTTTAGAGCGTATTCGCTGTGCAGCTTTGCACGACAAAGTCATGTCTGTAGAAAAGGCAATTGAACTCATTCAAGACGGTGATGTCGTGGGGATGAGTGGTTTTGGTGGTGCAGGGGAAGCGAAAACTGTTCCGCTGGCTTTGGCGGATCATGCGCAGAATCATCCGATGAAAATTACTTTGGCGACAGGTGCGAGTCTGGGCAATCGCATTGATGGGCGTTTGAGTGATGCGCATGCTTTGGAGCGCCGTTATCCTTATCAAGCCGATCCGACATTACGCAAAGCCATTAACAATGGTGAGGTAATGTATATCGATCAGCATTTGTCAGAACTTGCCGATAATATTCGCCATAAAAACCTCCCTAAAATTAATGTTGCGGTGATCGCTGCGACTGCAATTACAGAAGATGGACAAATTATTCCGACAGGTTCATGTGGCAACTCTGCAAACTTTGTTGAAATGGCTGATCATGTCATTGTAGAAATTGATAATACCATCAGCCCTGTACTTGAAGGTGTGCATGATATTTATGTGCCCAAAGCGCGTCCGAACCGTGATCCGATTCCATTAACCGCGGTCGGTGACCGTATAGGGACAATTGGTATTCAGGTAGACCCAAGCAAAATCTCAGCGATTGTGATCAATGATTTGCCTGACACTTCATTTAAAATGGATGAGGCAGATGATGAAACTCTTGCGATTGCCAAACATTTGGTTCACTTCTTTGAAAATGAAGTTGCTGTAGGGCGTTTGCCCGAAAATTTAGGACCACTTCAGTCAGGTGTAGGCTCGATTGCCAATGCTGTTTTTGCAGGTTTTGAACATTCTGATTTTCATGATCTGGAAATGTACTCAGAAGTGCTACAGGACTGTACGTTCCAGTTGATTGATTCAGGGAAGATGAAGTTTGCTTCGGGCAGTTCAATGACCTTGTCGGATGATTGTGCCAAACGTGTAATGAATAATTTTGAGCAATACAAAGACAAAATCGTCATGCGTCCACAGGAACTGTCGAATAACCCTGAACTTATTCGTCGTTTAGGCATCATTGCCATAAACACGGCACTTGAGTTTGACATCTATGGTAATGTCAATTCAACCCATGTGACGGGTACGAAAATGATGAATGGTATTGGTGGTTCAGGTGACTTTACCCGTCATGCGCACTTAGCGATTTTCGTGACCAAATCCATTGCCAAAGGTGGTGCAATTTCTTCAGTTGTACCGATGGTGAGCCATTGTGATCATGCTGAACATGATATTGATGTATTGGTGACAGAGCAGGGCTTGGCGGATTTGCGTGGACTTGCGCCACGTGAGCGTGCTTTGAAAATTATAGAGAAATGTGCACATCCAAGTTATAAGGCTGATTTGTTGAGCTATTTTAATCGTGCCTGTGCATTGGGTGGTCAGACTCCACATGTGCTACGTGAGGCGTTGGCTTGGCATGCACAGTTTGAAGAAACGGGTAGTATGAAGTCAGCATAA
- a CDS encoding KpsF/GutQ family sugar-phosphate isomerase, with product MPNQVDFQKVALETLRIEEQALEILATQIDERFDRACQIILQCKGRLVITGMGKSGHIGRKMAATFASTGTPSFFMHPGEAGHGDLGMLVKGDVLIAISNSGKSDEIMMLMPLIKHLEVPLITISGDDKGPVPQNADVALTLGNIKEACPLGLAPTSSTTATLALGDALAVALLDARGFTADDFAMSHPAGALGKRLLLHVKHLMHTGNDLPKVHPDTPMNKVLYEISNKRLGLTTIVDENDTLLGIFTDGDLRRLIDKQQGFDVNQAVSEVMVKNPSTISKEARAVEALEKMNDKKINQFIVVDDANKVIGVISMHDLIQAGVN from the coding sequence CTGCCAAACCAAGTTGATTTCCAAAAAGTAGCTTTGGAAACCTTGCGCATTGAAGAACAAGCTTTAGAAATTCTCGCAACCCAGATTGACGAGCGTTTTGATCGTGCATGCCAAATCATTTTGCAGTGCAAAGGTCGCCTTGTAATTACAGGTATGGGCAAGTCGGGACATATCGGACGCAAAATGGCAGCAACCTTTGCATCAACAGGTACACCATCATTCTTTATGCACCCTGGCGAAGCAGGGCATGGTGACTTGGGAATGTTAGTCAAAGGTGATGTATTGATCGCAATTTCAAACTCTGGAAAGAGTGATGAAATTATGATGCTGATGCCACTGATTAAGCATTTAGAAGTGCCTTTAATTACCATTAGTGGTGATGATAAAGGGCCAGTGCCACAGAATGCAGATGTTGCATTGACACTCGGAAATATCAAAGAAGCTTGTCCTTTGGGATTAGCGCCAACATCGAGTACAACTGCGACTTTAGCGTTGGGTGATGCATTGGCTGTAGCATTACTAGATGCACGTGGTTTTACCGCAGACGATTTTGCAATGTCACATCCTGCTGGTGCTTTGGGTAAACGATTGTTGTTGCATGTAAAACATTTGATGCATACAGGAAATGATTTACCAAAAGTACATCCTGATACACCGATGAATAAAGTATTGTACGAAATATCAAATAAACGCTTAGGTTTAACCACGATTGTGGACGAAAATGACACATTATTGGGTATTTTTACCGACGGTGATTTACGTCGTTTGATTGATAAACAACAAGGTTTTGATGTCAATCAAGCTGTGTCAGAAGTGATGGTAAAAAATCCTTCAACCATTTCTAAAGAAGCACGTGCAGTTGAGGCTTTAGAGAAAATGAATGACAAAAAAATTAACCAATTTATTGTTGTAGATGATGCCAATAAAGTGATTGGTGTTATTAGCATGCATGACCTGATTCAAGCTGGAGTAAATTAA
- the cysS gene encoding cysteine--tRNA ligase, with protein MQPFVLYNSEQRKKVEFVPRKEGHIDMYVCGMTVYDYCHIGHARTVVAFDYINRFLRSQGWKVKYVRNITDIDDKIIKRANENGETISQLTERFIDAMNEDFAKLGCIPPDEAPRATDYIDQMQNMIGNLVNKGTAYPSENGDVYFEVEKFAKYGRLSGRKLEDMQAGASERVDVEVEKKHPFDFVLWKHAKENEPAWASPWGNGRPGWHIECSAMSTCCLGNHFDIHGGGADLTFPHHENEIAQSEASTGEQYVNYWMHAGFINVDGEKMSKSLGNFFTIRDVIEKFHPEVVRYFIVSSHYRSPVNYSDVALKEAKNTLSRFYNSFKTYQQAYGDKTAETLDGALVERFNNAMCDDFNTPEAIAVLFEVNKELNRAVKEENAEQSAIYYSTLRHMTNILGLVQHDVEDFLKSDIGQEALGLSEEQIADLIQQRVDAKKGKDFAKADEIRQSLLDQGVVLEDTRQGTIWRRAD; from the coding sequence ATGCAACCATTCGTTCTTTATAATTCAGAACAACGTAAAAAAGTTGAATTTGTTCCACGTAAAGAAGGACATATCGACATGTATGTGTGTGGTATGACAGTTTATGACTACTGTCATATTGGTCATGCACGTACAGTGGTTGCATTTGACTACATCAACCGTTTCCTACGTAGTCAAGGTTGGAAAGTAAAATACGTCCGCAATATCACGGATATTGATGACAAAATCATTAAACGTGCCAATGAAAATGGTGAAACGATTTCTCAGCTGACTGAGCGCTTCATCGACGCAATGAATGAAGATTTTGCCAAATTAGGTTGTATCCCACCTGATGAAGCACCTCGCGCAACTGATTATATTGATCAAATGCAAAATATGATTGGCAACTTGGTGAATAAAGGCACAGCTTATCCATCTGAAAATGGTGATGTCTATTTTGAAGTTGAAAAATTCGCAAAATATGGTCGTCTTTCAGGTCGTAAACTTGAAGATATGCAAGCAGGCGCATCTGAACGTGTCGATGTAGAAGTTGAGAAAAAACATCCATTTGACTTCGTACTGTGGAAACATGCCAAAGAAAATGAACCTGCATGGGCTTCACCTTGGGGCAATGGACGTCCGGGTTGGCATATTGAATGTTCTGCAATGTCAACTTGCTGCTTAGGCAATCATTTCGATATTCACGGTGGTGGTGCAGATTTAACATTCCCACATCATGAAAATGAAATCGCACAATCAGAAGCTTCAACTGGCGAACAATATGTAAACTATTGGATGCATGCAGGTTTCATTAATGTTGATGGTGAGAAAATGTCTAAGTCTTTAGGCAACTTCTTTACCATTCGTGATGTGATTGAAAAGTTCCATCCTGAAGTAGTGCGCTATTTTATTGTGTCTTCACACTATCGTAGCCCAGTGAACTATTCAGATGTTGCATTAAAAGAAGCGAAAAATACCCTTTCTCGTTTTTATAATTCTTTTAAAACCTATCAACAAGCCTATGGTGACAAAACCGCCGAAACTTTAGATGGCGCTTTGGTTGAACGTTTTAACAATGCAATGTGTGATGACTTCAATACACCTGAAGCCATTGCTGTGTTATTTGAAGTGAATAAAGAACTCAATCGTGCGGTTAAAGAAGAAAATGCTGAGCAATCTGCGATTTACTATTCTACTTTACGTCACATGACCAATATTTTGGGCTTAGTACAACATGATGTTGAAGACTTCTTAAAATCAGATATTGGACAAGAAGCTTTGGGTTTATCTGAAGAACAAATTGCAGATTTGATTCAACAACGTGTCGATGCGAAGAAAGGCAAAGACTTTGCCAAAGCCGATGAAATTCGTCAGTCTTTACTCGATCAAGGTGTGGTGTTAGAAGATACCCGTCAAGGTACGATTTGGCGTCGTGCTGACTAA
- a CDS encoding thiolase family protein, with protein sequence MTMIVIVEAVRTAMGGFQGALSACTAPDLGAVAIKEAVARAGLQPTDIDEVIFGCVLPAGLKQGPARQAMRQAGLPDTTGATTINKICGSGMKAVMQAADAIKAGSASIVVAGGMESMSNAPYLLDKARAGYRMGHGKVTDHMFQEGLEDAETGLSMGILAQEMADKKGYTREQQDAYAISSLNKAVEAVNNGYFKAEIVPVTVSSRKGDVVVEQDEQPLNAKADKIPTLRPAFKKDGTITAANASSISDGASALVVTSEEIAAERGLKPLAKVVAYATNSQHPSEFTIAPVGAIEKVLKQTGWAVEDVDLWEVNEAFAMVAMLAIDGFNLDREKVNINGGACALGHPLGSSGSRIIVTLIHALKRTGGKKGIASLCIGGGEATAIAIELV encoded by the coding sequence ATAACAATGATCGTGATTGTAGAAGCAGTACGTACCGCAATGGGCGGTTTTCAAGGTGCATTATCGGCATGTACAGCACCTGATCTCGGTGCAGTGGCAATTAAAGAAGCAGTTGCACGTGCAGGCTTACAGCCAACCGATATTGATGAAGTAATTTTTGGTTGCGTACTTCCTGCGGGTTTAAAGCAAGGTCCTGCACGTCAGGCGATGCGTCAGGCAGGTTTGCCTGATACCACAGGTGCAACCACGATCAATAAAATCTGTGGTTCGGGTATGAAAGCAGTGATGCAGGCAGCCGATGCAATCAAAGCAGGTTCTGCAAGTATCGTGGTCGCAGGTGGTATGGAGTCAATGTCCAATGCACCGTATTTACTCGATAAAGCCCGTGCAGGCTATCGCATGGGACATGGTAAAGTCACAGATCACATGTTTCAGGAAGGTCTGGAAGATGCTGAAACAGGTTTGTCGATGGGAATCCTTGCACAGGAAATGGCAGATAAAAAAGGCTATACCCGTGAGCAGCAGGATGCTTATGCAATCAGCTCTTTAAATAAAGCGGTTGAAGCAGTAAATAATGGCTATTTCAAAGCGGAAATTGTCCCTGTAACAGTATCATCCCGTAAAGGTGATGTGGTTGTTGAACAGGATGAACAACCTCTAAATGCCAAAGCAGACAAAATTCCAACCTTACGTCCTGCATTTAAAAAAGATGGCACAATCACAGCTGCCAATGCCAGTTCTATTTCAGATGGTGCATCAGCACTAGTTGTGACTTCAGAAGAAATTGCAGCAGAACGTGGCTTAAAACCATTAGCCAAAGTTGTGGCATACGCAACTAATTCACAGCATCCATCTGAGTTCACGATTGCACCTGTAGGTGCAATTGAAAAAGTATTGAAGCAAACAGGTTGGGCTGTTGAAGATGTTGATCTTTGGGAAGTGAACGAAGCTTTTGCCATGGTCGCGATGCTTGCAATTGATGGTTTTAATTTAGACCGTGAAAAAGTCAATATCAATGGTGGCGCATGTGCGCTCGGGCATCCACTCGGATCATCTGGTTCACGTATTATTGTGACCTTGATTCATGCTTTAAAACGCACAGGCGGTAAAAAGGGTATCGCATCATTGTGTATCGGTGGTGGTGAGGCGACTGCGATTGCGATTGAATTGGTTTAA
- a CDS encoding KdsC family phosphatase: MASYVLLEQARHIEALVLDVDGILSDGFVTLTNTGDEIKSFDIRDGLGMKLVQKSGIKVIIITGRKSNIVEKRMADLGVDLVFQGREDKGVALREACAQFDLDPEDCLYMGDDWPDLSAFAIAGMKVTVPNGHVEVRKRADLVTQAMGGRGAVREVCDMLLMAKGTYQELLEKYTAIPH; encoded by the coding sequence ATGGCTTCTTATGTTTTACTGGAACAAGCGCGTCATATTGAAGCATTGGTTTTAGATGTAGATGGTATTTTAAGTGATGGTTTTGTAACTTTGACCAATACCGGTGATGAAATTAAATCATTCGATATTCGTGATGGTTTAGGCATGAAGTTGGTGCAAAAATCTGGCATTAAAGTCATCATCATCACGGGTCGTAAAAGCAATATTGTTGAAAAACGTATGGCTGACTTAGGTGTCGATTTAGTTTTTCAAGGTCGTGAAGATAAAGGCGTAGCGCTACGTGAAGCATGTGCGCAATTTGATTTAGACCCTGAAGATTGTTTGTATATGGGTGATGACTGGCCAGATCTGTCTGCATTTGCAATTGCTGGGATGAAAGTAACAGTACCGAATGGACATGTAGAAGTACGTAAACGTGCAGATTTAGTCACTCAAGCAATGGGTGGGCGTGGTGCAGTACGTGAAGTTTGCGATATGTTACTGATGGCAAAAGGCACTTACCAAGAACTACTTGAAAAATATACAGCTATACCGCATTAA
- a CDS encoding acyl-CoA dehydrogenase C-terminal domain-containing protein, with the protein MPIYNAPLKDMEFILNDVFKADEFWQNTENLAHLDMATANAILEEMAKFSKNVILDLNRSADEEGGAQFNQGVVTTPKGFKEAFQQFADGGWIGLGANEAFGGQGMPKMLTVLADEMIWSTNPSFMLYPLLTVGAGMAIDQAASEEQKATYLPKFYTGEWSGTMCLTEPHSGTDLGIIKTKAEPNADGSYDITGTKIFITSGEHDLCENIIHLVLAKTPDAPAGSRGISLFIVPKFLVNEDGSLGERNTLGAGSIEHKMGIKGSATCVMNFDAAKGFLVGKENQGLAAMFIMMNYERLSMGIQGIGASEYAYQNAAQYATDRLQGRSATGVKSPEKPADSILVHGDVRRMLLNVRANNEASRAFAVYVGQQLDITKFSNDAEAVRKANDRVALLTPIAKAYLTDKALDSALEAQMCFGGHGYIREWGMEQCIRDLRISQIYEGTNGVQAIDLIGRKTIKSNGVFIAEYIAEIREFAASMDDALSIKAVTLDVCHQVEALTQFIIEQAKSNPDFSNAVAVDYLHAVGLLSFTYMFARIAQAAQVKSENFYQNKLVLAQYYVAKVLPDLATRVQRIQAGAELVMQLPEDYFTAQA; encoded by the coding sequence GTTTTGGCAAAATACTGAGAATTTAGCTCATCTGGATATGGCAACTGCCAATGCAATTTTGGAAGAAATGGCGAAGTTTTCGAAGAATGTCATTCTAGATTTAAACCGTTCAGCGGATGAAGAAGGCGGTGCGCAGTTCAATCAAGGTGTGGTGACTACACCGAAAGGTTTCAAAGAAGCATTTCAACAGTTTGCAGATGGTGGTTGGATTGGTTTAGGGGCGAATGAAGCTTTTGGCGGTCAGGGCATGCCAAAAATGCTGACTGTACTTGCCGATGAAATGATCTGGAGTACCAATCCATCATTTATGCTGTATCCACTTTTGACTGTGGGTGCAGGCATGGCGATTGATCAGGCAGCTTCAGAGGAACAAAAGGCAACGTATTTACCAAAATTCTATACAGGTGAATGGTCAGGAACAATGTGTCTGACTGAGCCGCATTCAGGTACAGATCTAGGCATTATCAAAACCAAAGCTGAACCAAATGCTGATGGTTCTTATGACATCACGGGAACAAAAATCTTTATTACCAGTGGTGAGCATGATCTTTGTGAAAATATTATTCACCTTGTTTTAGCGAAAACGCCTGATGCACCTGCGGGTTCTCGTGGTATTTCTTTATTCATCGTACCGAAGTTTTTAGTCAATGAAGATGGTTCTTTGGGGGAACGTAATACCTTAGGCGCAGGTTCGATTGAGCATAAGATGGGGATTAAAGGTTCTGCAACTTGTGTGATGAATTTTGATGCAGCCAAAGGTTTCCTTGTTGGTAAGGAAAATCAAGGTCTGGCTGCGATGTTTATCATGATGAACTATGAACGTTTGTCGATGGGTATTCAGGGCATTGGCGCATCTGAATATGCGTATCAAAATGCAGCACAGTATGCGACGGATCGTTTGCAGGGTCGTTCGGCAACAGGTGTGAAATCTCCTGAAAAGCCTGCGGATTCAATCTTGGTACATGGTGATGTGCGCCGTATGTTGTTGAATGTACGTGCCAATAATGAGGCATCTCGTGCATTTGCCGTCTATGTTGGTCAGCAACTGGATATTACTAAATTCTCAAATGATGCCGAAGCGGTACGTAAAGCCAATGATCGTGTCGCGTTATTAACACCGATTGCCAAAGCTTATTTAACGGATAAAGCGTTGGATTCAGCTTTAGAAGCACAAATGTGTTTCGGTGGTCATGGTTATATCCGTGAATGGGGCATGGAGCAGTGTATTCGTGACTTACGTATTTCACAGATTTATGAAGGTACAAATGGCGTTCAGGCGATTGATTTGATTGGTCGTAAAACCATTAAATCCAATGGTGTTTTTATTGCGGAATATATTGCTGAAATTCGTGAATTTGCAGCGTCTATGGATGATGCTTTAAGTATTAAAGCTGTAACTTTGGATGTGTGTCATCAGGTTGAAGCATTGACGCAGTTTATTATTGAACAAGCAAAGTCGAATCCTGATTTCTCAAATGCTGTGGCAGTAGATTATTTACATGCTGTTGGTTTGTTGAGCTTCACATATATGTTTGCACGTATTGCGCAGGCTGCTCAGGTGAAATCTGAAAACTTCTATCAGAATAAGTTGGTTCTGGCGCAGTATTATGTGGCGAAAGTGCTTCCTGATCTGGCTACACGTGTTCAGCGTATTCAGGCAGGTGCGGAGTTGGTGATGCAGTTGCCTGAGGATTATTTTACAGCGCAGGCTTGA
- the lptA gene encoding lipopolysaccharide transport periplasmic protein LptA, whose protein sequence is MYLIKPFSIQNSFLKKAICSVGLMCFSVASFALPSDRNQPISLVADKATYNERTGVTTYSGNVIIEQGTMKLQAASIVAQLNKNKQISTITATGSPAKFQQQVDTAKGIARGEAQKIIYNAETGILNLVGNAYLYQNGASIRSNTLRYSMNKGDIEASGSSNETGSPKGRVQIIIPPNSTKSFPGVRD, encoded by the coding sequence ATGTACCTAATTAAGCCATTTTCGATTCAAAACTCTTTCCTAAAAAAAGCAATTTGTAGTGTTGGTTTGATGTGTTTTTCAGTGGCGTCATTTGCGCTACCATCAGACCGTAACCAACCGATTTCATTGGTTGCAGATAAAGCAACGTATAATGAGCGTACTGGTGTAACGACTTATTCAGGTAATGTCATTATCGAACAAGGGACAATGAAGTTACAAGCGGCTTCAATTGTTGCTCAGCTCAATAAAAATAAACAGATTAGTACGATTACGGCTACAGGTTCACCTGCGAAATTTCAGCAACAAGTGGATACTGCGAAAGGTATTGCCCGTGGTGAAGCACAGAAAATTATTTACAATGCTGAAACAGGTATTTTGAACTTGGTGGGTAATGCTTATCTTTATCAAAATGGCGCGAGTATTCGTAGTAATACTTTACGCTATAGTATGAATAAAGGTGATATTGAGGCTTCTGGTAGTTCAAATGAAACAGGATCACCAAAAGGTCGTGTGCAAATCATTATTCCGCCAAACAGTACCAAGTCATTCCCTGGGGTGCGTGATTAA
- a CDS encoding BapA/Bap/LapF family prefix-like domain-containing protein — MTNITIYEKGTAKVLTQDVVNSHHSVYKVNIEKNNIAKAIKVNNNLEVYLLNGEKVVIEDFFVGEKPKEFTIETADGQHFLLNFLAFDTEGVATKIDYLSISDFHEYLVGDDSAVVPIWAWVAGAAGLIGIAAAAGGSGGSSHSDNGANSGDHTGPKLTIDVIDNKK; from the coding sequence ATGACAAATATCACAATTTACGAAAAAGGAACGGCAAAAGTATTAACTCAAGATGTAGTTAATAGCCATCACTCAGTTTATAAAGTAAATATTGAGAAAAATAATATTGCTAAGGCAATAAAAGTTAATAATAATTTGGAAGTATATTTACTAAATGGTGAAAAAGTTGTCATTGAGGACTTCTTTGTTGGTGAAAAACCGAAAGAATTTACGATTGAAACGGCTGATGGACAACATTTTTTATTAAACTTTTTAGCATTTGATACAGAAGGTGTTGCTACAAAAATTGATTATTTGAGTATTTCAGATTTTCATGAATATTTAGTTGGTGATGATTCTGCGGTCGTGCCAATTTGGGCATGGGTTGCAGGAGCGGCAGGGTTGATTGGTATAGCCGCAGCGGCAGGTGGCAGTGGTGGCTCTAGTCATTCAGATAATGGTGCGAATAGTGGCGATCATACTGGCCCTAAATTAACTATTGATGTTATTGATAATAAAAAATAA